GCTCCGGCTTTCGATTCCCCTGGACTTAAATAAAAATCACCAGCGAATAATGCTGGCGATTTTTATTTATGTGACCCTACAGAGAATCGAACTCTGATTACAGCCTTGAGAAGGCCGTGTCCTAACCGTTAGACGATAGGGCCAATATTAAATTGTTTAAACTAAAATCTCGAACCCTGAATTTACCTTCTTACAGAAGCCGTATACCTATTCTGTTTTATATTTCGCTTCACTCATATAAAACCATCATAGGTCTTTCATTTGGGTCCCTTGCCCAAATTTCAACCTCTCGAAGGCCGTGTCCTAGTCACAAGTCAAAGTCTGCTGACTTTGCTTGCGACCCCCTCTCGTGCCGTCGCACTCCGATCTTGCGGTTGGGTCCCACCCCAACCTCACGTTAGACGATGAGGCCAAAAATCAGCGGGCATTTTGCGAAACAAAACGCCCGTCTCATATTTTTATAACATAATATTATCTTTTTTTCCACTCTTCCTCCTGCCTCACAAGTAGTTCTTCTGCTTTTTCTGGTTCTGCCATCACTTCCTCTACAGTTCGTTCCATACGAGTTGATTGCGAGCCTTTTATAAGTATAATATCACCCTCCCTTAATATATCCTGCAAGGCTGTACCGGCTTCAACAGAATTGTCAAATTGAAAGACGTTTAATTCACCAAGACCATTGTCAAGAGCTCCTTCAGCAATCCTCCTCGATCTCACTCCAACAGTCATTAAAATATCTGAGGATTCTGCAACAAGCTTTCCTGCCTCATAATGTTCTTCTGTTGAGTGTTTACCAAGCTCCATCATATCTGCAAGAACGGCAATTTTTCTGGCTTTTGTCTTAATATCTTTTAGAGCTTTGAGAGCCGAGTGTAGTGCTACGGGTGATGAGTTGTAAGTATCATCTAAAATTGTCGTATTCTTTATTCCTAGTAATATCCTCATTCTACCCTTCGGCGATTCGTGTTTTAAAAGTCCTTCACCAGCTTTAACAAGATTCACATCTTGTGAAAGACCAACAGAGATAGCAGCCAAAGATGAATAAATACTCTGCATACCAAGTGAATATTTTATAATTATTGGTACAGAATTGTTTAAATATCCCACTTTGAAAATCATGCCATCTGGCGTTCTCGTCTTCTCTTCATAATGTATTTCGATATTTGACGCTTTAATATCGGCATCACCCAAAAGACCGTACTTTAAAATCCTAGTATTTGCCCTCTGTGTCATTTTCATAGCGTCAACATCATCAGCGTTTGCAATTAACACCCCGTCATATTTCAGAGCATCTACTAAATACCATTTCTCCTTTATTATTTCATCTCTATTTTTAAAGAACTCAATATGAACAGGAATTTGTGCAAATCTTGTCAGAACTACTACATCTGGGCGAAGCCACTTCGATATGTTCTTAATATCTCCTGGCCTATCTGCACCAACTTCGAGTATAAGCCATTCTGGGTAACTCTGTCTCCAGATTATCAATCTTAAACCTTCCCAAATATTATTAAGCCATTTAAAAGGGTTGCTCCAAGCGTTCGGACACCCGAGTATCGTAAGTGGAATACCAATGTCACTATTAAAACTCTTTTCACTTTTTCTAACGTAAAATGATCCGGACATTACTGAAAAAATAGCGTCTTTTGTGGACGTTTTCCCAACACTCCCAGTAACCGCCACTACTTTAGGGTTGTATTTCTTCAGGACAAGTCTTGATTCAAATTGAATTATCTTCGTAATTATTTTCTTGAAAATTGATTTCATGTTTTTATATTAGCATATCGAGAGTACAAATGACAAAAATGTTTTTATCTTATTCTATCTATCTGGCGGTATCTCATAATAATTTATTAAATATTTTGCAATATCAAAAAAAGGTTTAGAAAGAGTATTTGAAGCAAAATCTATATTTTGAGGTTCGATTGTATATAAAAATACTAAAAATCTTGGATTATATGCCGGGAAATATCCGAAAAAAGAATGCAAAAATCTGTCTGGATAGTAACCTCCACCATCTTTGGCTGATCTTGCTATCTGTGCAGTACCTGTCTTTGCAGCAACGCTATAGTGTTCAATTTTATATTGTCCTTGTATTAAGGCCGTGTCTACCAAGTTTACAAGCATTCTCGTAATCTCTTCTGATGTTCCTTTACTTATTATTTGTTGCGCTTCATCTATATAAGAGACTTTCTTAGATAATCCAACCTTATAATCGATCCTCGATACGACGTGCGGGGTAATGAGTTTGCCACCATTCGCTAACACAGAAAAAGCTCTTGTTGCAGCAATAGGTGTCATAGAAAAACCCTGCCCAAAGGAAGCGTTCGCAAACTCTATTTGTTTTGAACTGCTTAGATTAGATGTGAGATTGTCTATATTTCCTGCCGACTCACCAGGTAAATCTATACCGGTCTCTGTACCTATACCAAACCTTTTGAAATAATCCAAAAACTTCTGTCTGCCCATGCTTTGCATAACAAAAGTAGCACCAGTATTCATTGAGTGATTCAACACATCTTGCATACTTGTTTTACCTCTGCTTTTTTTATCAACATTGTAAACCTTATAGCCGTCTAATTCGATAAAACCATAATCCGTAAATGTTGTTTTTGCACTTATAACGCCAGAATCAAAACCGGAAGCCATAGTAATCGCCTTTATTACTGATCCTAATTCGTAAGAATCACTTACAAGTGGATTTGAAAAAACGCCAACATCTTTTTCTTTACTAAAATCATTTAAATTAAACTCTGGATATACCCCCATAGCATATATTTCTCCAGTTTTGGGGTCTATTACTATTCCGCCGGTGATTTTCGAATTCCATTTCTTTGTAGTCTGACTAAGTGCATTTTCAAGATACCCTTCTACTTCAGGATTTATGGTAGTAATAATATCGCCTTCTCTTTGTGAATCTTGTATAAAATTCTTATTTATATTTGAAAATATTTCGGCAAATACGTTTACATAAATATCACCGCCATCTCTGACTAGAGTATCATTATAGTATTTCTCTAGACCATATCTTCCCTCGAGAGCATCACCGACATCATTATACCCAACAAAACCAGTAAGACGAGCGGCAAGACTTTCTCCAGGATAATATCTCCATTTTTCTTTTTGAATAATAAGGCCTGTAATCTTCTCTGCATCGATCTTCTTTACTATTTCTTCTGGAACCTTTCTCGCTATCTCTTCATATGGATCATTCTTCTTTAACATTTTAGAGTAGAAAACGGCAGGGTCTAAAGTAAGATATTGAGAGAGCGTCTTATAAACCAGATCTCCATCTAAAATCAACTTTGGACTGACTGCTACTGTATATCCGGTCTTTAATGTCGCGGCAGATACAAGTGATCCATCTTTTGTTTGAAAAAATATGCTTCCCCTATCAAAAACATTGTTAGATACTGTCGTATATTGTCTATCGGCTTTTTCTAAAAAAATATCACCGTTTACAATTTGCAGAAAATACAGTCTAACAGTTAGTAATATAGAAAAAAGAATTATCAGAATAAAGATAAACCTAACCCTTAATGAGAAACTACTTGTTTTCATTTGTAGACAAAGATAGGCCGTTTGAAGATGGTTTAAGAGCCAAGAATTTCTGGTTTTTTATAGCAATAAAACCTTTGGATACAGCCAGATCCATTGTTATAGCGTTTTTAGCATTTAGATAGTTAAATTCTGCAGAATTTATACTTGAATTCAATACAGAAACGTCTTTTTCAAGCCTTTCTGTCTTAATGGAATTCATAACAACACCATAAACCAAAATTATGTATGAAGCCAAGAGAGATACAAATACTGAGAGAAGAATTCTTGTGACGTTTTTCTCCCCGTATGTGAATTTTCCTATTTGGTTTTTAATTGCTTTTGTCATACTATTTTTTCAATAACTCTAAGTTTTGCACTTCTCGATCTTGGATTTTCGTGTATCTCCCTTTCACTTGGAACAATTGGTTTTTTGTTTATAAGTCTCCCTTCTCCTATTTTTGACTTATCTCTGAAAAAATTTTTAACTTCTCTGTCTTCAACGCTGTGAAAAGAAATTATCCCTATACGTCCGCCGTTATTTAACAGTGTCCATCCTTTTTGCATACCTTCTTTCAGAGCACTGATTTCATCATTTACTGCTATTCTCAAAGCCTGAAAAGTTTTTGTAGCAAAATGTATTTTTCCTCTCTTGTATGCTGCGGGTACTGCTCTTTTGATTATCTCTACAAGGTCAACTGTTGTCTTTATCGGCTTTTCTTTTCTTGCCTCGACAACTTCCCTCGCAATTCTTCTAGAATATCTTTCATCCGAGTAAGCGTAGATAATGTCCGCTATTGTCTCTTCGCTCCAGTTGTTTAGAATTATCTCGGCGGTTACGCTTTCACCTTCTCCCTCAGAAAATGTCATAAGGAGGGGTTCGTTATTTCTTAAGGTAAAGCCCCTGCCGGATGCATCAAGTTGATCGGATGATAGTCCAAGATCAAGGAGAATCGCATCTACCGAAGAGACACCGACAGAGCTTAAAACCGAATCAATCTTTCTGTAATCAGATAAGACAAGATCAAACTTGCAGCCAATCTTTGAAAGACTTGCTTCTGCCCTTCTTATTGCCCCCATATCTCTATCCGTAGCGATAACGCGCACCTTTCCACCAAACTCTGAACAAACTTTTGCACAGTGACCAGCTCCTCCAAGAGTACCGTCAAAAAACACGGCCCCTGGTTTAAGATTAAGATTTTCTATAGCTTCATTTAAAAGAACTGTCTTGTGCATGGCTTTACAGAGCCCCGGCCTGACCTAATTTCTCTGCTAATTGATCGGCCCTTTTCTCCACAACACCCTTGTATTCTTTCCAGGATTCTTCATTCCAGATTTCAACTCTATCCTGAACACCGACAACTGATACTTTATTCTTAAGATTTGCTCTTGCGACTAAAAATTCCGGTAATAGTATTCTTCCGATAGTATCTACTTCCACTTCTGTCGCACTTCCAAACATATATCTGTTGAAGCTTCTGTTGTCCGCTTGAAGCATTGAGAAATCGGAAAGTCTTTCTGAGATTTTCTTCCACTGTGCAAAAGTAAATATCCAGAGACAATTATCAAGTCCGGCAGTAATAATAATCTTCCTTCCCATCTCTTTGCGAAATTTCACTGGGAGAGAGACTCTTTTCTTATCGTCTAGTGTATGTATGTATTCGCCAATTAACATAAGAATTCTATTATTAGTTTAAGGAAGACTTAATAAAATCTCTCACTTTTTATTTTATCCCACTTCTTCCCACTTATGCTGTATTTTATAGCACTTAGTCCCACCAAGCAACACCTAGACTGTTGATAAGTTCAAATACAAAAATCCATCCTTATCTACCAATGGTGGATTTGACATATCGCAGAGATAGGACTAGTATAAAAAATGGAAAATACATGTATACACTCGTGTGGGTGCACTTGTATAGCGATGTTGTTTGAAGGAGGTAAAGATGAACAATAAAGACCTTGATTGGAGAGAGATTGTCAGAATAATTGTAGCTATGGTGGCGGTCATTGGAACTGTGGCAATCGTCGTAAGTGCTAGTATAAACGTACAACACAAACACGGCCACGACGAAGACACTCGAACGAAAATACCCTTTCATTCTGACCTCAAGTCGGAAATGATTTATGGAGGGGTTATCAACACGAGTATCAAGAAATCTCAACAGATCGTCAGGTTTGGTAATAAATTATTGGTTGAGCTCGTCGAATACGACATAACAAATGCGAGGTTTACACCAGTCGGTACACGGAGATATTTGTTAAAACTTGATGACTATATCCCCAACATCGGCGAATATGCTCTCGCTATCAAAACACCAAGTGGGATTAAACTTGTTAAGTATAACCCGCCAAAACCTTAGTCATCTGGCCATATAAAGCCGCCCGCGAAGGACTCTTGCGGGCGGCTATCTTTATTTATCGAATATTATTTTCCTGTTCTAACACATCTTGTCGCTGCGGCTCCACCTGCTGGTTGATGATAAACACTTCCATCAGAAAAAAGTACTATGAATTTGTCCCCTCTGTATCCTGCTGGAGATGTATAAGTCCAATACGGGCCTTCTGTTGTATTTGGAAAAAAGGTTTTATTTATAGCTGGATCAAAAGAGCCAGTGTCTACAATGGAGCTAAGTTCTTTAAGAGTAGGCATTCTCCATTCCTTACTATTTCCACCCAAAT
The genomic region above belongs to Candidatus Paceibacterota bacterium and contains:
- the murF gene encoding UDP-N-acetylmuramoyl-tripeptide--D-alanyl-D-alanine ligase; its protein translation is MKSIFKKIITKIIQFESRLVLKKYNPKVVAVTGSVGKTSTKDAIFSVMSGSFYVRKSEKSFNSDIGIPLTILGCPNAWSNPFKWLNNIWEGLRLIIWRQSYPEWLILEVGADRPGDIKNISKWLRPDVVVLTRFAQIPVHIEFFKNRDEIIKEKWYLVDALKYDGVLIANADDVDAMKMTQRANTRILKYGLLGDADIKASNIEIHYEEKTRTPDGMIFKVGYLNNSVPIIIKYSLGMQSIYSSLAAISVGLSQDVNLVKAGEGLLKHESPKGRMRILLGIKNTTILDDTYNSSPVALHSALKALKDIKTKARKIAVLADMMELGKHSTEEHYEAGKLVAESSDILMTVGVRSRRIAEGALDNGLGELNVFQFDNSVEAGTALQDILREGDIILIKGSQSTRMERTVEEVMAEPEKAEELLVRQEEEWKKR
- a CDS encoding penicillin-binding protein 2, with amino-acid sequence MKTSSFSLRVRFIFILIILFSILLTVRLYFLQIVNGDIFLEKADRQYTTVSNNVFDRGSIFFQTKDGSLVSAATLKTGYTVAVSPKLILDGDLVYKTLSQYLTLDPAVFYSKMLKKNDPYEEIARKVPEEIVKKIDAEKITGLIIQKEKWRYYPGESLAARLTGFVGYNDVGDALEGRYGLEKYYNDTLVRDGGDIYVNVFAEIFSNINKNFIQDSQREGDIITTINPEVEGYLENALSQTTKKWNSKITGGIVIDPKTGEIYAMGVYPEFNLNDFSKEKDVGVFSNPLVSDSYELGSVIKAITMASGFDSGVISAKTTFTDYGFIELDGYKVYNVDKKSRGKTSMQDVLNHSMNTGATFVMQSMGRQKFLDYFKRFGIGTETGIDLPGESAGNIDNLTSNLSSSKQIEFANASFGQGFSMTPIAATRAFSVLANGGKLITPHVVSRIDYKVGLSKKVSYIDEAQQIISKGTSEEITRMLVNLVDTALIQGQYKIEHYSVAAKTGTAQIARSAKDGGGYYPDRFLHSFFGYFPAYNPRFLVFLYTIEPQNIDFASNTLSKPFFDIAKYLINYYEIPPDR
- the rsmH gene encoding 16S rRNA (cytosine(1402)-N(4))-methyltransferase RsmH yields the protein MHKTVLLNEAIENLNLKPGAVFFDGTLGGAGHCAKVCSEFGGKVRVIATDRDMGAIRRAEASLSKIGCKFDLVLSDYRKIDSVLSSVGVSSVDAILLDLGLSSDQLDASGRGFTLRNNEPLLMTFSEGEGESVTAEIILNNWSEETIADIIYAYSDERYSRRIAREVVEARKEKPIKTTVDLVEIIKRAVPAAYKRGKIHFATKTFQALRIAVNDEISALKEGMQKGWTLLNNGGRIGIISFHSVEDREVKNFFRDKSKIGEGRLINKKPIVPSEREIHENPRSRSAKLRVIEKIV
- the mraZ gene encoding division/cell wall cluster transcriptional repressor MraZ; its protein translation is MLIGEYIHTLDDKKRVSLPVKFRKEMGRKIIITAGLDNCLWIFTFAQWKKISERLSDFSMLQADNRSFNRYMFGSATEVEVDTIGRILLPEFLVARANLKNKVSVVGVQDRVEIWNEESWKEYKGVVEKRADQLAEKLGQAGAL